One window from the genome of Haloprofundus halobius encodes:
- a CDS encoding QueT transporter family protein, whose product MDDIIEMWRDVRMVMLTVVIAAVYAAALIPSQGLVIVPHLTTVRPGNVFPVVFSLLFGPAAAWGSAFGNLFSDMFSGTLTWGSAFGFVGNFFYGFVAYRLWGNLGRLSSGEEPTMRSTKQLVEFLVVALVASTLTAAIIAWGVDLLGLVSFSVLAVIITLNNFVAAALLGPPLLYLLYPRVKEAGLLYPELLERAELRVVSQRQYRAATGLAVVAIGWTVVGVAVGVFVEGVPVGTVLGSDAAVGGSSLEAALGGVAFVLVVGLAALTVERLSSLSGGDEATAVEQLLVVSRDDSMEDPFDDAIGEVVDDSGEGASDEWED is encoded by the coding sequence ATGGACGATATCATCGAGATGTGGAGAGACGTGCGGATGGTGATGCTCACCGTCGTCATCGCGGCGGTGTACGCGGCGGCGCTGATTCCGTCGCAGGGGCTCGTCATCGTTCCGCACCTGACGACGGTCCGACCGGGGAACGTGTTCCCGGTCGTGTTCAGCCTGCTGTTCGGCCCGGCGGCCGCGTGGGGGTCGGCGTTCGGCAACCTCTTCAGCGACATGTTCAGCGGCACGCTCACGTGGGGGTCGGCGTTCGGCTTCGTCGGGAACTTCTTCTACGGGTTCGTCGCCTACCGACTCTGGGGGAACCTCGGTCGCCTCTCCAGCGGCGAGGAGCCGACGATGCGGTCGACGAAGCAACTCGTCGAGTTCCTCGTCGTCGCGCTCGTCGCCTCGACGCTGACGGCGGCCATCATCGCGTGGGGCGTCGACCTCCTCGGCCTCGTTTCGTTCTCGGTGCTGGCGGTCATCATCACACTCAACAACTTCGTCGCCGCTGCGCTCCTCGGACCGCCGCTCCTCTACCTGCTCTACCCGCGGGTCAAGGAGGCCGGACTGCTCTACCCGGAGTTACTGGAGCGTGCCGAACTACGGGTCGTCTCGCAGCGACAGTACAGGGCCGCGACGGGACTCGCCGTCGTCGCAATCGGATGGACCGTCGTGGGTGTCGCCGTCGGCGTCTTCGTCGAAGGGGTTCCGGTCGGAACGGTACTCGGCAGCGACGCAGCAGTCGGCGGGTCGTCGCTGGAGGCGGCGCTCGGCGGCGTCGCGTTCGTGCTCGTCGTCGGGCTCGCCGCGCTCACGGTCGAACGCCTCTCGTCGCTTAGCGGTGGTGACGAGGCGACAGCGGTGGAGCAACTACTGGTGGTGTCCCGAGACGATTCGATGGAAGACCCGTTCGACGACGCCATCGGTGAGGTCGTCGACGACTCCGGAGAGGGTGCGAGCGACGAGTGGGAGGACTGA
- a CDS encoding HalOD1 output domain-containing protein, whose translation MTPTDDDSGITQSSGDHDGPPNGPLGESDYVSTSNADEPITTEVRYEVHDGQSTSEAVVFAVAEAKGCNALEVDEPLYNWIDPDALDAVFRLPREDVSADRLFSFQAYGREVTVVDTRAVHVSYPLDT comes from the coding sequence ATGACGCCAACCGACGACGACTCCGGTATCACCCAGTCGTCCGGGGACCACGACGGTCCGCCAAACGGTCCCCTCGGTGAGTCCGACTACGTTTCGACCTCGAACGCCGACGAACCGATCACGACCGAGGTCCGGTACGAGGTACACGACGGTCAGTCGACGAGCGAAGCGGTCGTCTTCGCCGTCGCCGAGGCCAAAGGCTGCAACGCGCTCGAAGTCGACGAACCGCTGTACAACTGGATAGACCCCGACGCGCTCGACGCCGTGTTCCGGCTGCCGAGGGAGGACGTGTCCGCCGACCGCCTGTTTTCGTTCCAAGCGTACGGCCGAGAGGTGACCGTCGTCGACACACGAGCCGTGCACGTCTCCTACCCGCTCGACACCTGA
- a CDS encoding DMT family transporter — protein sequence MSWLLLLVAGAFEMVWALGLKYTDGFTEFWPSVGTLGAMAVSVYLLAQAVENLPVGTAYAVWTGIGAAGTAIAGIYLFDEPFTAARVGFVGLIVLGVVGLQATGGGH from the coding sequence ATGTCGTGGTTACTCCTCCTCGTCGCGGGCGCGTTCGAGATGGTGTGGGCGCTCGGACTGAAGTACACCGACGGGTTCACCGAGTTCTGGCCGAGCGTCGGCACGCTCGGGGCGATGGCGGTGAGCGTCTACCTGCTCGCCCAGGCCGTCGAGAACCTCCCCGTCGGCACGGCGTACGCCGTCTGGACCGGTATCGGCGCGGCCGGCACCGCCATCGCGGGCATCTACCTGTTCGACGAACCGTTCACCGCCGCGCGCGTCGGGTTCGTCGGCCTCATCGTCCTCGGCGTCGTCGGACTGCAAGCGACCGGTGGGGGTCACTGA
- a CDS encoding alpha/beta hydrolase family protein, with amino-acid sequence MRVHFSDPTFDYQTLRAMAYATYRGAEPGECLATVERIDGTDFEAWYTEWRRTADRVAVAGEYAEAGGHDETARDAFLRAHNYYRTAEFFLDGDDSRRVPTYERGRKAFRRALGYLDASVEQVAIPYEDTQLPGYLFTPDDPPASDDTERPTVVCLGGFDSLAEELYFLCGVPAALERGYACFVFDGPGQGAPLRLEDVKARTDWENVLGPVLDVLVDDSRVDADRIGVVGASMGGYYAPRAAAFDDRIAAVVAFDHCFDLWAAAAHGQERLAALVDYAPGVLVNAMAALGARVDAGSRWRMENSRWVFGTDAANLRRTLREYSLRDVADRITCPTLALAGEDDHLMPLPLVYEFADAIAGPTTTRVFTTDEGAGEHCQVGNLSLAHGEIYDWFDGTLAAA; translated from the coding sequence ATGCGCGTTCACTTCTCGGACCCGACGTTCGACTACCAGACCCTCCGCGCGATGGCGTACGCGACGTACCGCGGGGCCGAACCGGGCGAGTGTCTGGCGACCGTTGAGCGCATCGACGGCACCGACTTCGAGGCGTGGTACACCGAGTGGCGGCGGACCGCCGACCGGGTCGCCGTCGCCGGCGAGTACGCCGAGGCGGGGGGTCACGACGAGACGGCACGAGACGCGTTTCTGCGGGCGCACAACTACTACCGGACCGCCGAGTTCTTTCTCGACGGCGACGATTCCCGGCGCGTCCCGACGTACGAACGGGGTCGGAAGGCGTTCCGGCGCGCACTCGGGTATCTCGACGCCTCGGTCGAACAGGTAGCGATACCGTACGAGGACACACAACTTCCCGGCTACCTGTTCACCCCCGATGATCCGCCAGCAAGTGACGATACCGAACGCCCGACGGTCGTCTGTCTCGGCGGCTTCGACTCGCTCGCCGAGGAACTCTACTTTCTCTGCGGCGTCCCGGCGGCGCTCGAACGTGGGTACGCCTGCTTCGTCTTCGACGGACCGGGGCAGGGCGCACCGCTCCGACTGGAGGACGTGAAGGCGCGGACCGACTGGGAGAACGTGCTCGGGCCGGTGCTGGACGTGCTCGTCGACGACTCCCGCGTCGACGCCGACCGAATCGGCGTCGTCGGCGCGAGCATGGGCGGCTACTACGCGCCGCGGGCGGCGGCGTTCGACGACCGCATCGCCGCGGTGGTTGCCTTCGACCACTGTTTCGACCTCTGGGCGGCGGCGGCGCACGGTCAGGAACGGCTCGCGGCGCTCGTCGACTATGCTCCCGGCGTGCTCGTCAACGCGATGGCCGCGCTCGGTGCACGCGTCGATGCCGGGTCGCGCTGGCGCATGGAGAACTCTCGGTGGGTGTTCGGCACCGACGCCGCGAACCTCCGGCGGACGCTCCGCGAGTACTCGCTTCGCGACGTGGCCGACCGAATCACGTGTCCCACGCTCGCGCTCGCCGGTGAGGACGACCACCTGATGCCGCTGCCGCTCGTCTACGAGTTCGCCGACGCCATCGCCGGGCCGACGACGACGCGCGTGTTCACCACCGACGAGGGTGCGGGCGAACACTGTCAGGTCGGGAACCTCTCGCTGGCGCACGGCGAGATATACGATTGGTTCGACGGGACGCTCGCAGCGGCGTGA
- a CDS encoding low temperature requirement protein A yields the protein MKTRFPLSRGLGRPLSVYTDEGEAVRHATWLELFFDLVFVVAVAELASHLHGNLTTVEVGHFAAQFLLVWWVWLAYSYYADLYDTTDTFSRLATIVAMFLVIFLSETVTDGLHGGSFAFALAIFLLRLFLTGLYLRARSMDTEARAFHNYWIASDALTTLVWGLSLFVPPPGRYGLWIASFVISIAGVFVVYLGFSEVLVQVSHFPERLGLMTILVLGETIIAVSVGTDLDATLGDVEPMGIVAAAFGFSISVCAWWLYFRHFDEGLIDRLLRVETDDWLRARERGLVYVFSHYFVHAGIVAAGVGVGAAIEATIHHHALAPGGLLALCLGTAAFMLGSGVCHRATPSAIDTVVFRARVGIAALLCSLVFVGELLDPVTLVGVISVIFVVAVVFEEVQPRRRAALTGVRA from the coding sequence ATGAAGACGAGATTCCCGCTCTCCAGAGGGTTGGGGCGGCCGCTGTCAGTATACACCGACGAGGGCGAGGCGGTGCGGCACGCGACGTGGCTGGAGCTGTTCTTCGACCTCGTCTTCGTCGTCGCCGTCGCCGAACTCGCCAGTCATCTCCACGGGAATCTGACAACGGTGGAAGTGGGGCACTTCGCCGCGCAGTTCCTGCTCGTCTGGTGGGTCTGGCTGGCGTACAGCTACTACGCCGACCTCTACGACACGACCGACACGTTCTCGCGACTGGCGACGATCGTCGCGATGTTTCTGGTCATCTTCCTCTCGGAGACGGTGACCGACGGACTCCACGGCGGGTCGTTCGCGTTCGCGCTCGCCATCTTCCTGCTGCGGCTGTTCCTGACGGGGTTGTACCTCCGCGCGCGCAGTATGGACACCGAGGCGAGGGCGTTCCACAACTACTGGATCGCGTCCGACGCGCTGACGACGCTCGTCTGGGGGCTCTCGCTGTTCGTACCGCCACCGGGGCGCTACGGTCTCTGGATCGCCTCATTCGTCATCAGCATCGCCGGGGTGTTCGTCGTCTACCTCGGGTTCAGCGAGGTGCTCGTGCAGGTGTCGCACTTCCCGGAGCGACTGGGGCTCATGACGATACTCGTCCTCGGCGAGACGATCATCGCCGTGTCGGTCGGTACCGACCTCGATGCGACGCTCGGTGACGTCGAACCGATGGGGATAGTCGCCGCGGCGTTCGGCTTCTCGATCTCGGTCTGTGCGTGGTGGCTCTACTTCCGTCACTTCGACGAGGGCCTCATCGACCGCCTCCTCCGCGTCGAGACCGACGACTGGCTCCGGGCGAGAGAGCGCGGCCTCGTCTACGTGTTCAGCCACTACTTCGTCCACGCCGGCATCGTCGCCGCGGGGGTCGGCGTCGGTGCTGCCATCGAGGCGACGATACACCACCACGCGCTCGCGCCGGGCGGCCTTCTGGCGCTCTGTCTGGGGACGGCGGCGTTCATGCTCGGGAGCGGTGTCTGTCACCGGGCGACGCCCTCCGCGATAGACACCGTCGTGTTCAGAGCACGTGTCGGGATAGCGGCGTTACTCTGCTCGCTCGTCTTCGTGGGGGAGCTGCTCGACCCGGTGACGCTCGTCGGGGTCATCTCGGTTATCTTCGTCGTCGCCGTCGTCTTCGAGGAGGTCCAACCCAGACGGCGGGCGGCGCTGACGGGGGTGCGGGCGTGA
- a CDS encoding helix-turn-helix domain-containing protein — protein sequence MSVNVTFTIPTQDCALGRSIGDDPQTRIEIDRVVPTGDTVMPFFWLLNGESDHFASSARCEPAIDQINIVDRVDDGALLSARWNHGAAGTLRGIVENDGTLLEARANSVEWHFSVRFADGDRATAFTQFCRENEIPISLTRVSASTDRRLDPLGDMTPEQREAMAVAYRAGYFDEPRRITLDELAARFDISPRAVAGRLRRGQAKLIEATGLADSAQSKPA from the coding sequence ATGAGTGTCAACGTCACGTTCACCATCCCGACGCAGGACTGCGCGTTGGGGCGCTCGATCGGCGACGACCCGCAGACACGCATCGAAATCGACAGAGTCGTCCCGACGGGGGACACGGTGATGCCCTTCTTCTGGCTGCTCAACGGCGAGTCGGACCACTTCGCGTCGTCGGCCCGGTGCGAACCGGCCATCGACCAGATAAACATCGTCGACCGAGTGGACGACGGGGCGCTTCTCAGCGCGCGGTGGAACCACGGGGCCGCCGGAACGCTCCGCGGTATCGTGGAGAACGACGGAACCCTCCTCGAGGCGCGGGCCAACTCCGTCGAGTGGCACTTCTCGGTCCGGTTCGCCGACGGCGACAGAGCGACCGCGTTCACGCAGTTCTGCCGCGAGAACGAGATACCCATCTCGCTCACGCGCGTCTCCGCCTCCACGGACCGACGGCTCGACCCGCTCGGCGACATGACGCCCGAACAGCGCGAGGCGATGGCCGTCGCGTATCGCGCCGGCTACTTCGACGAACCTCGCCGGATAACACTCGACGAACTCGCAGCGAGATTCGACATCTCCCCGCGCGCCGTCGCCGGGCGACTCCGACGCGGGCAAGCGAAACTCATCGAAGCGACTGGACTCGCCGACAGCGCCCAGTCGAAACCGGCGTAA
- a CDS encoding TMEM175 family protein, with the protein MSRREPPDARGRIDALSDGLFAIVLTLLVLQFEVPVTPRGRSEAEVLTTLWEMRTLFFSYLLSFFSVGFYWVVHHELFRRVVDYDRRLLYLNLVYLLFVSFLPFPTELLGTYGGAVAWTLYAFNFTVIGLLTATLWWYTASNDLLEPELGSRTTRLVVLRSLIAPTVFGLSVGVAAVDVTFAYVTPFLIAPLQSLWARRFDLPDY; encoded by the coding sequence ATGAGTCGACGCGAACCACCGGACGCACGGGGACGAATCGACGCGCTGAGCGACGGCCTGTTCGCCATCGTCCTCACGTTACTCGTCCTGCAGTTCGAGGTTCCGGTCACTCCTCGTGGACGGTCCGAGGCGGAGGTCTTGACGACTCTGTGGGAGATGCGCACGCTCTTCTTCAGCTACCTCCTGAGTTTCTTCAGCGTCGGCTTCTACTGGGTCGTACACCACGAACTCTTTCGACGCGTCGTCGACTACGACCGACGGCTGCTCTACCTGAACCTCGTTTACCTGCTGTTCGTCTCGTTTCTCCCGTTTCCCACCGAACTGCTCGGAACCTACGGCGGGGCGGTCGCGTGGACGCTCTACGCGTTCAACTTCACGGTTATCGGTCTCCTCACGGCGACTCTCTGGTGGTACACGGCCTCGAACGACCTACTCGAACCCGAACTCGGCTCTCGGACGACTCGGCTCGTCGTCCTCCGGTCGCTCATCGCGCCGACCGTGTTCGGGCTCTCCGTCGGCGTCGCCGCCGTCGACGTCACGTTCGCCTACGTCACGCCGTTTCTCATCGCACCGCTTCAGTCGCTGTGGGCCCGACGGTTCGATCTTCCCGACTACTGA
- a CDS encoding right-handed parallel beta-helix repeat-containing protein: MTDVGQALLVVAVVCLSQACLGVGPTQVEQEGATPITECTELTEPGHYELTRNLTTDAGRCLVVTADDVVVDGGGHAVRGEGRFGTAGVVVGSWERPTRNVTVGGLTVSNWDDAVQATRATELRVEGVTARESRVGFGLRSVTDSVVSDATATRNSVYGVSLLDRTRSTRLRNVTATENALFGVHVSSGPTNTTLADVRAARNDHGIALVGSRNTTVRDSRAVSNRVAGLWLSAAHGTRVTNTTLTNRLYGVALTDGTAETTIAENTVVGNAVGVRLRDSDRNRILNNSVRNGRDGILLIESDGALVAGNELRNNSRAITLLASDDVRVVENSFVGNERRVAVRRGSENVTVEGG, translated from the coding sequence GTGACCGACGTCGGACAGGCACTGCTGGTCGTCGCCGTCGTCTGTCTTTCGCAGGCGTGTCTCGGCGTCGGCCCGACGCAGGTAGAACAAGAGGGAGCGACGCCCATCACGGAGTGCACCGAGCTCACCGAACCCGGCCACTACGAACTGACGCGGAACCTGACGACCGACGCGGGACGGTGTCTCGTCGTCACCGCGGACGACGTCGTCGTCGACGGCGGCGGCCACGCGGTACGCGGCGAGGGTCGGTTCGGCACCGCGGGCGTCGTCGTCGGGTCGTGGGAGCGCCCGACGAGAAACGTCACCGTCGGCGGCCTCACCGTCTCGAACTGGGACGACGCGGTACAGGCGACCCGAGCCACAGAACTCCGCGTGGAGGGGGTCACCGCGCGCGAGAGCCGGGTCGGGTTCGGGCTTCGGTCGGTCACCGACAGCGTCGTGAGCGACGCGACGGCGACGAGAAACAGCGTCTACGGCGTCTCGCTTCTGGACCGGACCCGGTCGACCCGCCTCCGGAACGTCACGGCGACGGAGAACGCGCTGTTCGGCGTCCACGTCTCCAGCGGCCCGACGAACACGACGCTCGCGGACGTACGAGCGGCGCGGAACGACCACGGCATCGCGCTCGTCGGGAGTCGGAACACGACGGTTCGGGACAGTCGCGCGGTCTCGAACCGCGTCGCGGGCCTCTGGCTGTCCGCCGCGCACGGGACGCGGGTGACGAACACGACGCTGACGAACCGGCTGTACGGCGTCGCGCTCACCGACGGGACCGCCGAGACGACGATCGCCGAGAACACCGTCGTCGGCAACGCGGTCGGCGTCCGCCTCCGCGACAGCGACCGAAACCGAATCCTGAACAACAGCGTCCGGAACGGCCGCGACGGTATTCTGCTCATCGAGAGCGACGGCGCGCTCGTCGCCGGGAACGAACTGCGGAACAACAGTCGCGCGATCACGCTGCTCGCGTCCGACGACGTGCGGGTCGTCGAGAACTCGTTCGTCGGCAACGAGCGGCGGGTCGCGGTCCGGCGCGGGAGCGAGAACGTGACGGTCGAAGGCGGGTGA
- a CDS encoding pyridoxamine 5'-phosphate oxidase family protein: MSDRDDASGERDTGDADDTLSAEVEARITAKPMMAHLATCVDGRPHVAPVWYHYDEGTLELLTTGKKLENVRNNPRVAVSVQEDDAGRAKWRVTLLGTATVVEGDEETAAAARRINPKYGAEPDAWPENTLVRVDVGTATYESY, from the coding sequence ATGAGCGACAGAGACGACGCAAGCGGCGAGCGTGACACGGGCGACGCCGACGACACGCTTTCGGCGGAAGTCGAGGCGCGAATCACCGCGAAGCCGATGATGGCACATCTCGCGACGTGCGTCGACGGACGGCCGCACGTCGCCCCGGTCTGGTACCACTACGACGAGGGGACGCTTGAGCTACTGACGACCGGCAAGAAGCTCGAAAACGTCCGGAACAATCCCCGCGTCGCCGTCTCGGTACAGGAGGACGACGCGGGGCGGGCGAAGTGGCGCGTCACGCTGCTCGGGACGGCGACGGTCGTCGAAGGTGACGAGGAGACGGCGGCGGCCGCCCGTCGCATCAATCCGAAGTACGGCGCGGAACCGGACGCGTGGCCCGAGAACACGCTCGTCCGCGTCGACGTCGGGACGGCGACGTACGAATCGTACTGA